A genomic window from Mesosutterella faecium includes:
- a CDS encoding RluA family pseudouridine synthase yields MSELKSREIVPVPSSRALSLSPEQVNWVEIGEDAAGQRIDNFLLRVCRGVPKSHVYRILRSGEVRVNRSRCSAERRLEKGDVVRVPPMRIAQRQEAGPRAAPLPDDTLPILYEDRDLLVVDKPAGLACHGGSGIAFGLIERLRASRPGEPFLELAHRLDRDTSGAIVICKSRRALVRLQRQMREGGVEKHYRALVKGDWQNERQHVKLPLFKYVTREGERRVRVDEEKGVPAHSIFTLLRRYGPVSYLDVELLTGRTHQIRVHAAASGFPLVGDDKYGDFDFNRSVEKGSLGVPFRRMFLHAARLSFEHPVTREPLLIEAPLPVACRNLLDTLDEQRKKAL; encoded by the coding sequence ATGTCTGAGCTGAAATCAAGAGAAATTGTGCCGGTGCCCTCCTCGAGGGCCCTCAGCCTCTCGCCCGAGCAGGTGAACTGGGTGGAGATCGGCGAGGACGCCGCGGGGCAGAGAATTGACAATTTCCTGCTGCGGGTCTGCCGCGGGGTGCCGAAAAGCCACGTCTACCGCATCCTGCGCAGCGGCGAGGTGCGGGTGAACCGCAGCCGCTGCAGCGCCGAGCGGCGGCTTGAAAAGGGCGACGTCGTGCGCGTGCCCCCGATGCGGATTGCGCAGAGGCAGGAAGCCGGCCCCCGGGCCGCCCCGCTGCCCGACGACACGCTTCCGATTCTTTACGAAGACCGCGACCTGCTCGTGGTCGACAAGCCCGCGGGCCTCGCCTGCCACGGCGGCAGCGGCATCGCCTTCGGGCTGATCGAGCGGCTGCGGGCGAGCCGCCCGGGCGAGCCCTTCCTCGAGCTCGCCCACCGCCTCGACCGGGACACCTCGGGGGCGATCGTGATCTGCAAGAGCCGCCGCGCGCTGGTGCGCCTGCAGCGGCAGATGCGCGAGGGCGGCGTCGAGAAGCACTACCGGGCGCTCGTGAAGGGCGACTGGCAGAACGAGCGACAGCACGTGAAGCTGCCGCTGTTCAAGTACGTCACCCGCGAAGGCGAGCGGCGCGTCCGCGTCGACGAGGAAAAGGGCGTTCCCGCCCACTCGATCTTCACGCTGCTGCGCCGCTACGGGCCGGTGAGCTACCTCGACGTCGAGCTGCTCACGGGGCGCACCCACCAGATCCGCGTGCACGCCGCGGCAAGCGGCTTCCCGCTCGTGGGCGATGACAAGTACGGAGACTTCGACTTCAACCGCTCGGTGGAAAAGGGCTCGCTCGGCGTCCCCTTCAGGCGCATGTTCCTGCATGCGGCGAGGCTTTCCTTCGAGCATCCGGTGACCCGCGAGCCGCTCCTGATCGAGGCGCCGCTGCCCGTGGCCTGCCGCAACCTGCTGGACACACTCGATGAACAGAGAAAAAAGGCCCTTTGA
- the putP gene encoding sodium/proline symporter PutP encodes MFSNPSAITFVGYLVLMVLVGFYAWHHTSSFGDYILGGRKLGGLVTALSVGASDMSGWLLMGLPGAVYLSGICESWIAIGLTIGAWVNWRVTAARLRIYTEISHNALTIPDYFRQRFEDKTNVLAVIAATIILIFFTIYCASGMVAGARLFENAFHLDYSRALWIGAAATITYVFIGGFLAVSWTDTIQATLMCVALVVTPIAVLIDSGGFEAATATVASINPNMVNMMSGQTVIGVISLLAWGLGYFGQPHILVRFMATRSIRVIPNARRISITWMIFCLVGTCACGFFGAAFFANHPELAGPVTENHERVFIELCNILFNPWIAGVLMSAILAAVMSTLSCQLLVCSSTLTEDFYRRILRPKAGNRELMIFSRGMVLMVALVAIFLAMDPNNLVLSLVSYAWAGFGAAFGPVILISLWWKRMTRGGALAGMVTGAVTVLVWHHFAWFGLYEIIPGFLFACIAIWAVSLLEPAPSASVEKNFGLMEKRLKAES; translated from the coding sequence ATGTTTAGCAATCCTTCAGCGATTACCTTCGTGGGCTACCTCGTGCTGATGGTGCTCGTGGGCTTCTACGCCTGGCACCACACGAGCAGCTTCGGCGACTACATTCTGGGAGGGCGGAAGCTCGGCGGCCTGGTCACCGCGCTCTCGGTAGGCGCCTCGGACATGAGCGGGTGGCTGCTGATGGGGCTGCCCGGCGCGGTGTACCTCTCGGGCATCTGCGAGTCCTGGATCGCCATCGGGCTCACGATCGGCGCCTGGGTGAACTGGCGCGTGACCGCGGCGAGGCTGCGCATCTACACCGAGATCTCCCACAACGCCCTCACGATCCCCGACTACTTCCGCCAGCGCTTCGAAGACAAGACGAACGTGCTCGCCGTGATCGCCGCAACGATCATCCTTATTTTCTTCACGATCTACTGCGCCTCGGGCATGGTGGCCGGCGCGAGGCTGTTTGAAAACGCCTTCCACCTCGACTACAGCCGCGCGCTGTGGATCGGGGCGGCCGCGACCATCACCTACGTCTTCATCGGCGGGTTCCTCGCCGTGTCCTGGACCGACACGATCCAGGCGACGCTCATGTGCGTCGCGCTCGTGGTCACCCCGATCGCGGTGTTGATCGATTCGGGCGGCTTCGAGGCGGCCACCGCGACCGTCGCCTCCATCAACCCGAACATGGTGAACATGATGAGCGGCCAGACCGTGATCGGCGTGATCTCGCTGCTCGCCTGGGGGCTCGGCTACTTCGGCCAGCCGCACATCCTCGTGCGCTTCATGGCGACGCGCTCGATCCGCGTGATCCCGAACGCGCGGCGCATCTCGATCACCTGGATGATCTTCTGCCTGGTGGGCACCTGCGCCTGCGGGTTCTTCGGCGCCGCGTTCTTTGCGAACCACCCCGAGCTCGCCGGCCCCGTGACGGAAAACCACGAGCGCGTCTTCATCGAGCTGTGCAACATCCTCTTCAACCCCTGGATCGCGGGCGTGCTGATGTCGGCGATCCTCGCGGCCGTGATGTCGACGCTGTCGTGCCAGCTGCTCGTGTGCTCCTCAACCCTCACCGAGGACTTCTACCGCCGGATCCTGCGCCCGAAGGCCGGCAACCGCGAGCTCATGATCTTCAGCCGCGGCATGGTCCTCATGGTCGCCCTGGTCGCGATCTTTCTCGCCATGGACCCGAACAACCTCGTGCTCTCGCTCGTGTCCTACGCCTGGGCGGGCTTTGGCGCAGCCTTCGGGCCCGTGATCCTCATCTCCCTGTGGTGGAAGCGCATGACCCGGGGCGGAGCGCTCGCGGGCATGGTGACCGGCGCCGTGACGGTGCTGGTCTGGCACCACTTCGCCTGGTTCGGGCTCTATGAAATCATCCCCGGCTTCCTCTTCGCCTGCATCGCGATCTGGGCCGTGAGCCTGCTCGAGCCTGCGCCCTCCGCCTCCGTGGAGAAGAACTTCGGGCTGATGGAAAAGCGCCTGAAGGCCGAATCCTGA
- the moaA gene encoding GTP 3',8-cyclase MoaA — translation MADQKDKRRVIPIVLAPSPAAPIPVAGPVRVSSGHWIDRRGRPLEDIRISLTDHCNFRCRYCKPKEVWNDYKAYLPHEELLSFEEITRIARVAAAHGVTKIRLTGGEPLLRKGVEELVADLAQLRTPQGRPLEIAMTTNGSLLRRKARALREAGLSRVTVSLDALDEKIFQSLNDVGFPAAKVLDGIRAALEAGFENTKVNTVVKRGVNESQIIPLLEHFEGSGVSVRFIEYMDTGNSNGWRMNDVVTAAQILSIVRTRYDIEPVAPKNPSETATRWRYGRSGSEFGCICSVSAPFCRSCSRLRVSLDGTAYLCLFAESGVDLRTMMRAGGTDEELAQALGRIWSARDNHYSELRQSGPAQTGKRVEMSYIGG, via the coding sequence ATGGCCGACCAGAAAGACAAAAGACGGGTGATCCCGATCGTTCTCGCCCCCTCTCCCGCCGCGCCGATCCCGGTGGCGGGACCGGTCCGCGTATCGAGCGGTCACTGGATCGACCGCCGCGGACGCCCTCTCGAGGACATCCGCATCTCGCTCACCGACCACTGCAATTTCCGCTGCCGCTACTGCAAGCCCAAGGAGGTCTGGAACGACTACAAGGCCTACCTCCCGCACGAAGAGCTGCTCAGCTTCGAGGAGATCACGCGCATCGCGCGCGTGGCCGCGGCCCACGGCGTGACGAAAATCAGGCTCACGGGGGGCGAACCGCTGCTCAGAAAAGGCGTGGAGGAGCTCGTCGCCGACCTCGCGCAGCTGCGCACCCCGCAGGGCCGCCCGCTGGAGATCGCGATGACGACGAACGGGTCGCTGCTGCGCCGCAAGGCGCGCGCCCTGCGCGAGGCGGGGCTGTCGCGCGTCACGGTGTCGCTTGACGCGCTCGACGAGAAGATCTTCCAGTCGCTCAACGACGTGGGGTTCCCCGCGGCCAAGGTTCTCGACGGGATCCGCGCGGCGCTCGAGGCGGGCTTTGAGAACACCAAGGTGAACACCGTGGTGAAGCGCGGCGTGAACGAGTCGCAGATCATTCCGCTGCTCGAGCACTTCGAAGGCAGCGGGGTCTCCGTGCGCTTCATCGAATACATGGACACCGGCAACTCGAACGGCTGGAGGATGAACGACGTCGTCACGGCCGCGCAGATTCTCTCGATCGTCCGCACGCGCTACGACATCGAGCCCGTGGCTCCGAAAAACCCCAGCGAGACCGCCACGCGGTGGCGCTACGGCCGATCCGGCAGCGAATTCGGCTGCATCTGCTCGGTCTCCGCGCCGTTCTGCCGCAGCTGCTCGAGGCTGCGCGTGTCGCTTGACGGCACGGCCTACCTGTGCCTCTTTGCCGAGAGCGGCGTCGACCTGCGCACGATGATGCGCGCCGGGGGCACGGACGAGGAGCTCGCGCAGGCGCTCGGCCGCATCTGGAGCGCCCGCGACAACCACTACTCGGAGCTCCGGCAGAGCGGCCCCGCGCAGACGGGCAAGCGCGTCGAAATGAGCTACATCGGAGGCTGA
- a CDS encoding HAD family hydrolase, giving the protein MNREKRPFELYVFDWDGTLMDTTRFIALSIQQAARSLGYPEPSFAVAESVIGLGHEDMMRRAVPECPASDYERFAAEYWKAYIGQEAGLPGLHPGIEALLSNMKRSGLWLAVATGKSRGGLNRVFRKTGAGPLFVATKTADETASKPAPDMLIELSEELCVPAPRMVMVGDAVHDLEMARAAGVPAIGVTWGAARRESLEALSPRAVVDDVPQLARAMGVEDLLPAA; this is encoded by the coding sequence ATGAACAGAGAAAAAAGGCCCTTTGAACTCTACGTCTTCGACTGGGACGGAACGCTCATGGACACGACGCGCTTCATCGCGCTGTCGATCCAGCAGGCCGCCCGCAGCCTCGGCTATCCCGAGCCCTCGTTTGCGGTGGCCGAGAGCGTGATCGGGCTCGGCCACGAGGACATGATGCGCCGGGCGGTGCCCGAGTGCCCGGCTTCGGACTACGAGCGCTTCGCCGCCGAGTACTGGAAGGCCTACATCGGGCAGGAGGCGGGGCTGCCCGGGCTGCATCCCGGCATTGAGGCTCTGCTGTCGAACATGAAGCGCTCGGGCCTGTGGCTGGCGGTCGCGACGGGCAAGAGCCGCGGGGGCCTCAACCGCGTCTTCCGCAAGACCGGGGCGGGGCCGCTTTTCGTCGCGACGAAGACGGCCGACGAAACCGCTTCCAAGCCTGCCCCGGACATGCTGATCGAGCTGTCCGAGGAGCTGTGCGTGCCGGCCCCGCGCATGGTGATGGTGGGCGACGCGGTGCACGACCTCGAGATGGCGCGCGCGGCCGGGGTGCCCGCGATCGGGGTCACCTGGGGGGCGGCCCGGCGCGAGTCGCTCGAGGCGCTGTCGCCCCGGGCGGTGGTCGACGACGTGCCGCAGCTCGCGCGCGCGATGGGAGTGGAAGACCTGCTGCCGGCCGCCTGA
- a CDS encoding YceD family protein: MGTYCNEPEETGMGAVLIDVFRLSQDRQCASGVLKVSELPRLAAAPGAFLSGQLAWRAQGTEGRRGLAGALLTVKGELHGTCCRCGAPITLPVQLETSFLFAKSEAEADAIPLSEDGDDEIAVGSTRFDAAAWVEEEVLLALPLFPAHDDCEPPAGPGEEDAPGEGGSRSPFAVLAGLKVRH, from the coding sequence ATGGGCACTTATTGTAACGAACCAGAGGAAACGGGCATGGGAGCGGTCCTGATAGATGTGTTCAGGCTTTCGCAAGACCGGCAGTGCGCCTCGGGCGTGCTCAAGGTCTCTGAGCTGCCGAGGCTCGCCGCCGCTCCGGGGGCTTTTCTGAGCGGGCAGCTCGCCTGGAGGGCGCAGGGAACCGAAGGGCGACGCGGGCTTGCAGGGGCGCTGCTCACCGTGAAGGGGGAGCTGCACGGGACGTGCTGCCGGTGCGGCGCTCCGATCACGCTGCCCGTGCAGCTGGAGACCTCCTTTCTCTTTGCGAAGAGCGAGGCCGAGGCCGACGCCATCCCGCTTTCCGAAGACGGGGATGACGAAATTGCTGTAGGATCTACCCGCTTTGACGCGGCCGCGTGGGTCGAGGAGGAGGTGCTCCTCGCGCTGCCGCTTTTCCCCGCGCACGACGACTGCGAGCCGCCTGCCGGGCCCGGGGAAGAGGACGCGCCCGGCGAAGGCGGCAGCCGCAGCCCCTTTGCCGTTCTCGCGGGGCTGAAGGTCAGGCATTAG
- a CDS encoding ribonuclease E/G, which produces MKRMLFNAIHSEETRVAIVDGQTLVDIDIETVGHEQHKSNIYKGIITRIEPSLEACFVDYGEERHGFLPFKEVSRSYFSKDVDVHNCTIKEALREGQEIIVQVEKEERGNKGAALTTFISLAGRYLVLMPNNPRGGGVSRRIEGEERQELRHAIEELNLPQGMSVIARTAGIGRSVEELQWDLDYLLKLWSAICEAATPQYELTRTENGRTTTTYVTEPVVDGQHLKRMNPAPFLIVEESNLVIRAVRDYFQPDIGEILVDTDEIYDQVRQFMLYVMPDMVNRVKRYREETPLFSRFQIEHQIETAYSRTVTLPSGGAIVIDHTEALVAVDVNSARATRGSDIEETAFRTNCEAADEIARQMRLRDLGGLVVIDFIDMEDPRNQRAIEQRLKEALRYDRARVQMAKISRFGLMELSRQRLRPALSEGHHITCPRCNGIGVIRDTESSALQVLRIIQEEAAKDGTGAIHAQVPVDVATYLLNEKRADIAKIEQRNRIPVVLIPNTALETPHYHIERLRATDERLEDHVASYERAEDLQPVATDPYALKSEDDRPARPKQIPVIKSIARDTPAPAHVEHARKPEPEAAPKAAPAPRAAAPKKGFFSRLIDRLLGSSGEDKPAGQEAKPAQAASEKKAPESEEDSRQARRVRGRGRGRAASERRAEAAPKEKVQSGEEGEEKREERSERSEERRTPRPLESETRRRRSRRVRQTERAAAPRQEERPEPALSEAAEPAGTPAPEEKAEPRAAQPAQTPAGEAPAARPEAQGAAAPAEGEARRRRRRRGSRRSEEAAASEPENAEALAAQEMKAIEDKAARLAIAPAAADNAVSDVNPVAQAVASAVDAPVAEAAREAGRSEGRHGRHSRRGRRGDRREESAAQQKPEAASEEAAQAAPQQPAAAPDEERREEPQQRGESPRETPRQTAEAAPKTEAALKAEPAPQRAAEAPVQVETRPEPAKSAPEEGATIAQGAAGIEKELEASGLQVVHTNPALVGEVCYTQPKAPGRPRRVLPPAEKVEMVQIETKKDL; this is translated from the coding sequence GTGAAGCGCATGCTATTCAACGCCATCCACTCGGAAGAGACCCGGGTGGCGATCGTCGACGGCCAGACGCTGGTTGACATCGACATCGAGACCGTCGGACACGAGCAGCACAAGTCCAACATCTACAAGGGCATCATCACCCGCATCGAGCCCTCGCTCGAGGCCTGCTTCGTCGACTACGGCGAGGAGCGCCACGGCTTCCTCCCCTTCAAGGAAGTCTCCCGCAGCTACTTCAGCAAGGACGTCGACGTCCACAACTGCACCATCAAGGAGGCGCTGAGGGAAGGCCAGGAAATCATCGTCCAGGTCGAAAAGGAGGAGCGCGGCAACAAGGGCGCCGCCCTCACCACGTTCATTTCGCTGGCCGGCCGATACCTCGTTCTGATGCCGAACAACCCGAGGGGCGGCGGCGTCTCGCGCAGGATCGAGGGCGAGGAGCGCCAGGAGCTGCGCCACGCGATCGAAGAGCTCAACCTCCCGCAGGGCATGTCGGTCATCGCCCGCACGGCCGGCATCGGCCGCTCCGTGGAAGAGCTGCAGTGGGATCTTGACTACCTGCTCAAGCTCTGGAGCGCGATCTGCGAGGCCGCGACCCCGCAGTACGAGCTCACCCGCACCGAAAACGGCCGCACGACCACCACCTACGTCACCGAGCCGGTCGTCGACGGGCAGCACCTCAAGCGCATGAACCCCGCCCCGTTCCTGATCGTCGAGGAGAGCAACCTCGTCATCCGCGCGGTGCGCGACTACTTCCAGCCCGACATCGGGGAGATCCTCGTCGACACGGACGAAATCTACGACCAGGTGCGGCAGTTCATGCTCTACGTCATGCCCGACATGGTGAACCGCGTGAAGCGCTACCGCGAGGAAACCCCGCTGTTCTCCCGCTTTCAGATCGAGCACCAGATTGAAACCGCCTACTCGCGCACCGTGACGCTGCCCTCGGGCGGCGCGATCGTGATCGACCACACCGAGGCCCTCGTCGCGGTCGACGTCAACTCCGCGCGCGCCACCCGCGGCTCCGACATCGAGGAGACCGCCTTCCGCACCAACTGCGAAGCCGCCGACGAAATCGCCCGGCAGATGAGGCTGCGCGACCTGGGCGGCCTTGTCGTGATCGACTTCATCGACATGGAGGACCCCCGCAACCAGCGCGCGATCGAGCAGCGCCTCAAGGAGGCCCTGCGCTATGACCGCGCCCGCGTCCAGATGGCGAAGATCAGCCGCTTCGGGCTGATGGAGCTGTCGCGCCAGAGGCTGCGCCCGGCCCTGTCCGAAGGCCACCACATCACCTGCCCGCGCTGCAACGGCATCGGCGTGATCCGCGACACGGAAAGCAGCGCCCTGCAGGTGCTGCGCATCATCCAGGAGGAGGCCGCCAAGGACGGAACCGGAGCGATCCACGCCCAGGTGCCCGTCGACGTGGCCACCTATCTCCTTAATGAAAAGCGCGCCGACATCGCGAAGATCGAGCAGCGCAACCGCATTCCCGTGGTGCTCATCCCCAACACGGCGCTCGAAACCCCGCACTACCACATCGAGCGGCTGCGCGCGACCGACGAGCGGCTTGAGGACCATGTGGCGAGCTATGAGCGCGCCGAAGACCTCCAGCCTGTCGCGACCGACCCCTACGCGCTGAAGAGCGAGGACGACCGCCCGGCCCGCCCCAAGCAGATTCCGGTGATCAAGAGCATCGCCCGCGACACGCCGGCCCCGGCTCACGTGGAGCACGCGAGGAAGCCCGAGCCGGAGGCAGCCCCGAAGGCTGCTCCCGCCCCCAGGGCCGCGGCTCCGAAGAAGGGCTTCTTCTCGCGTCTGATTGACCGGCTGCTCGGCAGCTCCGGTGAAGACAAGCCCGCCGGGCAGGAGGCGAAGCCCGCGCAGGCCGCCTCCGAAAAGAAAGCTCCGGAGTCTGAGGAAGACTCCCGCCAGGCCCGCCGCGTCCGCGGCAGGGGCCGCGGACGCGCGGCTTCCGAGCGCCGCGCCGAGGCCGCCCCGAAGGAGAAAGTCCAGAGCGGAGAAGAAGGCGAGGAGAAGCGGGAAGAACGGAGCGAGCGCTCCGAAGAGCGCCGCACGCCGCGTCCTCTGGAGTCCGAAACCCGGCGCCGCCGCTCGAGGCGCGTGCGCCAGACCGAGCGCGCCGCCGCGCCGAGGCAGGAAGAAAGGCCCGAGCCCGCTCTGAGCGAGGCTGCCGAGCCCGCCGGCACGCCCGCCCCCGAGGAAAAGGCCGAGCCGCGCGCCGCGCAGCCCGCCCAGACCCCGGCCGGAGAGGCTCCGGCCGCCAGGCCTGAAGCGCAGGGAGCCGCCGCCCCCGCGGAAGGCGAGGCCCGCCGCCGTCGCCGCCGCCGGGGCTCGCGCCGCTCTGAAGAGGCTGCCGCCTCGGAGCCAGAGAACGCCGAGGCGCTCGCCGCCCAGGAAATGAAGGCGATTGAGGACAAGGCCGCCCGCCTTGCGATCGCGCCGGCCGCCGCGGACAACGCCGTGTCCGACGTGAACCCGGTCGCCCAGGCCGTGGCGAGCGCCGTGGACGCGCCGGTGGCCGAAGCCGCCCGCGAGGCCGGCCGCAGCGAAGGCCGCCACGGCCGTCACAGCCGCAGGGGCCGCAGGGGAGACCGCCGCGAGGAGTCCGCGGCCCAGCAAAAGCCCGAGGCCGCCTCGGAGGAGGCCGCCCAGGCCGCGCCGCAGCAGCCTGCCGCCGCCCCCGACGAGGAGCGCCGGGAAGAGCCGCAGCAGCGCGGGGAATCCCCGCGGGAGACGCCCCGGCAGACGGCCGAGGCCGCCCCGAAGACCGAGGCTGCCCTGAAGGCTGAGCCCGCCCCGCAGCGCGCCGCCGAAGCGCCCGTTCAGGTCGAGACCCGGCCCGAACCCGCGAAGAGCGCCCCTGAAGAAGGCGCCACCATCGCACAGGGCGCCGCGGGCATTGAAAAAGAGCTCGAGGCCTCGGGCCTGCAGGTCGTGCACACCAACCCCGCTCTCGTGGGCGAAGTGTGCTACACCCAGCCCAAGGCACCCGGCCGCCCGCGCCGGGTGCTGCCGCCGGCCGAAAAGGTCGAGATGGTGCAGATCGAAACCAAAAAAGACCTCTGA
- a CDS encoding Maf family protein produces MIKNPPLILASSSRYRRELLDRLGIAYEAIASDIDESSLEGETPLQTSQRLAVEKARFVAKSHPGAVVIGSDQVADLGGKKLGKPHTRERAVEQLLAMQGRTVTFYTALAVIAPDGTARERLSATEVRMRPLSRETIEAYVDREKPFDCAGSAKIESLGIALMESVKSDDPTSLIGLPLIALTTLLAQSGLEVLPGLR; encoded by the coding sequence ATGATAAAGAATCCTCCGCTTATTTTGGCCTCAAGCTCGCGCTACCGCCGCGAGCTGCTTGACAGGCTCGGGATCGCCTACGAGGCGATCGCCTCCGACATCGACGAAAGCTCCCTCGAGGGCGAAACCCCGCTGCAGACCTCGCAGAGGCTCGCCGTGGAAAAGGCGCGCTTTGTCGCGAAGAGCCACCCCGGAGCCGTCGTGATCGGCTCCGACCAGGTCGCGGACCTGGGCGGGAAAAAGCTGGGCAAGCCCCACACCCGGGAGCGCGCCGTCGAGCAGCTGCTCGCCATGCAGGGCCGCACCGTCACCTTCTACACGGCCCTGGCTGTGATCGCGCCCGACGGCACGGCCCGCGAGCGCCTTTCGGCCACCGAGGTGCGCATGCGGCCGCTCTCGCGCGAGACGATCGAAGCCTACGTGGACCGCGAAAAGCCCTTTGACTGCGCGGGATCGGCCAAAATCGAAAGCCTGGGGATCGCGCTCATGGAATCGGTGAAGTCCGACGACCCCACCTCGCTCATCGGACTGCCGCTCATCGCGCTCACCACGCTGCTCGCCCAGTCCGGGCTCGAGGTGCTGCCGGGGCTGCGCTGA